Proteins from one Primulina huaijiensis isolate GDHJ02 chromosome 18, ASM1229523v2, whole genome shotgun sequence genomic window:
- the LOC140964901 gene encoding putative zinc finger protein CONSTANS-LIKE 11 isoform X2: protein MAGQPACDFCGVVRALVYCKSDAARLCLQCDGCVHSANCLSRKHLRSLICDKCNSQAAVLRCLDENLCFCQTCDHGCRVGGVGSSGPGHDRLKLNFYSGCPSPVEFSKIWSTVPDSNKSLEGTVMVDGNIEMGGSLSSGGGGGGMVANSLNEIASCVKFDSWVFPPPIPPLLPPNFMSSQVWDQKYASSNGDQTPFFSHATTLQKASSSVKQDCLCFTHSSTNLIPATNSNSNCMFMDSNICPCFASGQVPSSMSLSLSNITGESSATDYQDCGLSTLFLTRESPWDSNFEPSCPQARDKAKMRYNEKKKTRTFGKQIRYASRKARADTRRRVKGRFVKSGEAFDFDPAGPSDC, encoded by the exons ATGGCGGGTCAGCCTGCGTGCGACTTCTGTGGGGTGGTGAGAGCACTAGTGTATTGCAAATCGGATGCTGCCCGGCTATGCTTGCAGTGTGATGGCTGTGTTCACTCGGCTAATTGCTTGTCAAGAAAGCACCTTCGATCCCTCAtttgtgataagtgcaattCACAGGCTGCGGTCTTGCGGTGCCTTGACGAGAACCTTTGTTTTTGCCAGACATGTGATCATGGCTGCCGTGTCGGTGGTGTTGGGTCCTCTGGCCCGGGGCATGATCGCCTCAAGCTGAACTTTTACAGTGGATGCCCTTCTCCTGTCGAGTTCTCCAAGATTTGGTCGACCGTTCCCGATTCTAATAAATCGCTTGAGGGGACTGTAATGGTTGATGGAAATATTGAAATGGGAGGATCGTTGTCTtctggtggtggaggaggaggaATGGTGGCGAATAGTTTGAACGAGATTGCCTCGTGTGTCAAGTTCGATTCATGGGTGTTTCCACCGCCGATACCACCTCTACTTCCGCCTAACTTTATGTCATCACAAGTTTGGGATCAGAAATATGCATCATCGAACGGAGATCAAACACCTTTCTTCTCTCACGCAACCACCCTACAAAAG GCATCCTCGTCCGTAAAACAAGACTGCTTGTGTTTTACACACTCTTCAACTAATTTGATCCCGGCAACGAATAGCAATTCCAATTGCATGTTCATGGATTCAAACATCTGCCCTTGTTTTGCAAGTGGACAAGTCCCTTCAAGCATGTCGCTATCTTTGTCTAATATAACCGGGGAAAGTAGTGCTACTGATTATCAAGACTGTGGATTATCGACTTTATTTCTGACCCGTGAATCCCCTTGGGATTCTAATTTTGAACCAAGTTGTCCACAGGCGAGGGATAAAGCCAAGATGAGATACAATGAAAAAAAGAAGACAAGAAC GTTTGGAAAACAGATAAGATATGCTTCTCGTAAAGCTAGAGCTGATACAAGAAGGCGCGTTAAAGGTAGATTCGTCAAGTCTGGTGAAGCTTTTGACTTCGACCCTGCTGGACCAAGTGATTGTTGA
- the LOC140964901 gene encoding putative zinc finger protein CONSTANS-LIKE 11 isoform X1, producing the protein MAGQPACDFCGVVRALVYCKSDAARLCLQCDGCVHSANCLSRKHLRSLICDKCNSQAAVLRCLDENLCFCQTCDHGCRVGGVGSSGPGHDRLKLNFYSGCPSPVEFSKIWSTVPDSNKSLEGTVMVDGNIEMGGSLSSGGGGGGMVANSLNEIASCVKFDSWVFPPPIPPLLPPNFMSSQVWDQKYASSNGDQTPFFSHATTLQKGCVESIKDLGLHEIHDICDSVDMDEIALNFESGYEMLENLQNQTINISDGGGTRGGLLMEKNLSVTGSNSTHIKSTLKASSSVKQDCLCFTHSSTNLIPATNSNSNCMFMDSNICPCFASGQVPSSMSLSLSNITGESSATDYQDCGLSTLFLTRESPWDSNFEPSCPQARDKAKMRYNEKKKTRTFGKQIRYASRKARADTRRRVKGRFVKSGEAFDFDPAGPSDC; encoded by the exons ATGGCGGGTCAGCCTGCGTGCGACTTCTGTGGGGTGGTGAGAGCACTAGTGTATTGCAAATCGGATGCTGCCCGGCTATGCTTGCAGTGTGATGGCTGTGTTCACTCGGCTAATTGCTTGTCAAGAAAGCACCTTCGATCCCTCAtttgtgataagtgcaattCACAGGCTGCGGTCTTGCGGTGCCTTGACGAGAACCTTTGTTTTTGCCAGACATGTGATCATGGCTGCCGTGTCGGTGGTGTTGGGTCCTCTGGCCCGGGGCATGATCGCCTCAAGCTGAACTTTTACAGTGGATGCCCTTCTCCTGTCGAGTTCTCCAAGATTTGGTCGACCGTTCCCGATTCTAATAAATCGCTTGAGGGGACTGTAATGGTTGATGGAAATATTGAAATGGGAGGATCGTTGTCTtctggtggtggaggaggaggaATGGTGGCGAATAGTTTGAACGAGATTGCCTCGTGTGTCAAGTTCGATTCATGGGTGTTTCCACCGCCGATACCACCTCTACTTCCGCCTAACTTTATGTCATCACAAGTTTGGGATCAGAAATATGCATCATCGAACGGAGATCAAACACCTTTCTTCTCTCACGCAACCACCCTACAAAAG GGGTGTGTTGAAAGTATTAAGGATCTTGGGCTTCATGAAATTCATGATATATGTGACAGTGTTGACATGGATGAAATTGCCCTAAACTTCGAGAGTGGGTACGAAATGTTAGAGAATTTGCAAAACCAGACAATAAATATATCTGACGGTGGAGGAACGCGTGGTGGTTTGTTGATGGAGAAAAACTTGTCGGTCACTGGATCCAATAGCACACATATTAAAAGTACTTTGAAG GCATCCTCGTCCGTAAAACAAGACTGCTTGTGTTTTACACACTCTTCAACTAATTTGATCCCGGCAACGAATAGCAATTCCAATTGCATGTTCATGGATTCAAACATCTGCCCTTGTTTTGCAAGTGGACAAGTCCCTTCAAGCATGTCGCTATCTTTGTCTAATATAACCGGGGAAAGTAGTGCTACTGATTATCAAGACTGTGGATTATCGACTTTATTTCTGACCCGTGAATCCCCTTGGGATTCTAATTTTGAACCAAGTTGTCCACAGGCGAGGGATAAAGCCAAGATGAGATACAATGAAAAAAAGAAGACAAGAAC GTTTGGAAAACAGATAAGATATGCTTCTCGTAAAGCTAGAGCTGATACAAGAAGGCGCGTTAAAGGTAGATTCGTCAAGTCTGGTGAAGCTTTTGACTTCGACCCTGCTGGACCAAGTGATTGTTGA
- the LOC140964973 gene encoding putative monoterpene synthase 8: protein MASNIQCNIISYNSVWLKNPCINSRFPKLSCAVILSGSTPKIEKRSSEGIEELKEKTRKELKRICYLDKVKGMKFVDDLQWLGVGHHFEDEINLWLEKLSEWDSCAEDRDDLHATALRFRLLRQHMKPISCDIFEKFMDQNIRESLIKDKEGLLNFYEASYLGSSDDDILLEAMRFAETQLKLSVETMRSDCDLSRRISRALELPRHRRMVRLESRLRIEEYSRQRIHSSSRLQLAKLEYNNVQLLHKMELFLLTRWWKELGVADKLDFARNSAAECFLWTVGLFPHPKYSDVRVEMAKVIAILLVIDDVFDKYGTINDLSLFTLAIQRWDVDAIDTLPEYMKVCYMALYNTTKEISHKVLKEHGTDIHHFLARSWIDTVEAYMIEFKWFSRGEKPISVRDYVENGAATAGAYMALVHAFFLMGEGLTNHNIKLMSKPYPALLSVSGRILRLWDDLGTSKEEQDRGDNASIIEVLMKEKNLSTENEARRHIEQLIMNSWKDLNGNLLDPNPWPLSIINVCFNMCRTAQVFYQHQEYSYASNVKKIADYIFREPIEL from the exons atggcATCAAATATTCAATGCAACATCATTTCTTACAATTCCGTATGGCTTAAAAATCCTTGTATAAATTCTCGTTTTCCCAAGTTATCGTGCGCAGTAATATTGTCTGGATCAACACCG AAAATAGAGAAACGAAGTAGCGAAGGCATTGAAGAACTGAAAGAGAAGACGAGAAAGGAATTGAAGAGAATATGCTATTTAGATAAAGTGAAAGGAATGAAATTTGTCGACGATCTTCAATGGCTGGGAGTTGGACACCACTTTGAAGATGAAATCAATTTGTGGTTAGAAAAGCTAAGCGAGTGGGATTCATGTGCGGAAGATCGTGACGACCTTCATGCGACTGCACTTCGTTTCCGGCTGCTCCGGCAACATATGAAGCCGATTAGCTGCG atatttttgaaaaattcatgGACCAAAATATCAGAGAATCCTTGATCAAGGACAAAGAGGGACTCTTGAACTTTTATGAAGCGTCGTATTTAGGATCAAGTGATGATGATATATTGTTGGAGGCCATGAGATTTGCAGAAACTCAGTTAAAATTATCTGTTGAAACAATGAGGTCGGATTGTGATCTTTCACGGCGAATCAGCCGAGCTCTAGAGCTGCCGAGGCATCGGAGAATGGTGAGGCTGGAGTCGAGATTGCGCATCGAAGAATACAGCAGACAAAGGATTCATAGTTCTAGTCGTCTTCAACTAGCAAAATTAGAGTATAACAATGTTCAATTGTTGCATAAAATGGAGCTTTTTCTATTAACCAG GTGGTGGAAGGAACTTGGCGTCGCCGACAAGTTGGATTTTGCGAGGAATTCAGCGGCAGAATGCTTTCTGTGGACTGTTGGATTGTTCCCACACCCAAAATACAGCGATGTTCGCGTAGAAATGGCAAAAGTAATTGCCATTTTGTTAGTCATCGATGATGTTTTCGACAAATATGGCACCATTAATGATCTCTCACTCTTCACCCTCGCAATTCAAAG ATGGGATGTTGATGCCATTGACACACTCCCCGAGTACATGAAAGTATGTTACATGGCATTGTACAACACAACTAAAgagatatcccacaaagttctCAAAGAACATGGCACAGACATTCACCATTTCCTTGCAAGATCG TGGATCGATACCGTTGAAGCTTATATGATCGAATTCAAGTGGTTCAGCCGTGGAGAAAAACCGATTAGCGTCCGAGATTACGTGGAAAATGGAGCAGCGACTGCGGGGGCATACATGGCCTTGGTTCATGCATTCTTCTTGATGGGAGAAGGTCTCACAAATCATAACATAAAACTGATGTCTAAACCATATCCTGCATTGTTGTCTGTTTCAGGAAGGATTCTACGACTTTGGGATGACCTTGGCACTTCAAAG GAAGAACAAGATCGAGGAGATAATGCGTCAATCATAGAAGTGTTAATGAAAGAGAAGAATTTATCGACTGAAAACGAAGCCCGACGACACATCGAACAACTCATTATGAACTCATGGAAAGATTTGAATGGGAATCTGTTGGATCCAAATCCATGGCCCTTGTCTATTATCAATGTCTGCTTTAATATGTGCAGAACTGCACAAGTGTTTTACCAGCACCAAGAATACAGCTATGCCTCCAATGTCAAAAAGATCGCTGATTATATATTTAGGGAGCCCATTGAGCTTTAG